ACTGGAACCTTTGGAGAAGTTGAGGGTGAAGGTGGGTTGATCAGCACCCAAGTAGTTGATATGAAAAATGAGTTCTTCTGGCAAGTCCTCTTTTGTCCTCCAGATCGCCCACCCAATCCCAGCATATACAAGGCCATATTTGTGACCACTAACGTTTATGCTTTTCACCAAAGGCAAGCGGAAATCCCATTCCAATTCTGGGTAAATAAATGGAGCAATAAATCCACCACTAGCAGCGTCAACGTGAATTGGGGTATCCCATCTGCAAATGTACCAAAATATTTAACTATGATGGGTCTAGACCCTGGAAAAACAGTAAtgataaaaaacaaagaaaacgtaCCCAGTGAACTTGTTTTTCTCAAGCAGGAGATCATTCAAGAGCTTAACGTCTTCGAATTCTCCATTCAAGGTTGAACCAAGGATAGCAGCTACACAGATGGTATTCTCATCCACCATTTCAACAGCCTTTGCTGGATCCATCACATAATAACCCTCACTCAGTTTTACTTCTATAAGCTCCACCTCGAAGTACCTTGCGAACTTTTCCCAACAGACCTGAACGTTGGCACCAGTGATAATGTTGGGTTTTTCGCAGGATTTACCCTGAGCTTTCATCTTGTTTTGCCATCTCCTCTTGAATGCTAGTCCAGCTAGCATTATCGCCTCTGAAGATCCAACTGTACCAACTCCTACTGCAGCTTCGGAGTCTCCCAGTGGTGCATTGAAGAGACGGGCAATCATATTCACACAGCGGTTCTAGATAGAAATACAAAAGTCGACCAATTAGCGGTTCTGTTTCCTTGATATCTACGTTGCAAAAGGCGCCCTGGGTGCTCTAGGTGCGCGACGCCTAGGAAAAAGGCGCCAAAGTGTGGCCATAATTGTGGCTTTTTAAATTTCCTCGGGCGCTAGGCGATGGGCTTGGCGCCTTGCCTAGTGCCTAATACAACATAGACTGACATTGACATCCGAAATTGAAAATAGACTAAGATTACTGCAggtaaatataaaattaagactATATAATTACCTGAAGCTCAGTTGTAACAGGGTATTCATCCATGTCCACATAATTCTTATTAACAGAATCCATAATAAGTTTATTACATTCAGGTTCCATCCAAGTTGTCACAAAGGAAGCAAGATTCAGTCTAGGATTTCCATCTAACATCAACTCATCGTTAATGATCTGATATGCAGCTTCCTTTGGGATTGAGTCCTCTGACATCTTAAACCTGATCAACATTTACACAAACTTAGCTAAGCCCATGCGTAAACAAACTGTTGAAGCACTGGCAGCCTAAGCTGTCGGCGTAACAACTATCTcaaaaacttattattttctaaaccAGTTTAAGAAATTGAAAACAAATATACACAAAAACATATATATTACACTGAAAGAGAATGGAACTAAATTAACCTGGGAAGAGAAGTTCGAACATATCGAGAAGCGAAAGTCGAGTGGATTGAAACATCAGAATCCGAAGCAGTCTTTGACAAAACCATTTTTAATTCTAAAAACGAAGGatatagtagtgatgaagaggaAAGAGATCGCAAAGATGATGAACAAGCAGAA
Above is a genomic segment from Papaver somniferum cultivar HN1 chromosome 10, ASM357369v1, whole genome shotgun sequence containing:
- the LOC113319520 gene encoding glutamate decarboxylase-like isoform X2, whose amino-acid sequence is MSEDSIPKEAAYQIINDELMLDGNPRLNLASFVTTWMEPECNKLIMDSVNKNYVDMDEYPVTTELQNRCVNMIARLFNAPLGDSEAAVGVGTVGSSEAIMLAGLAFKRRWQNKMKAQGKSCEKPNIITGANVQVCWEKFARYFEVELIEVKLSEGYYVMDPAKAVEMVDENTICVAAILGSTLNGEFEDVKLLNDLLLEKNKFTGWDTPIHVDAASGGFIAPFIYPELEWDFRLPLVKSINVSGHKYGLVYAGIGWAIWRTKEDLPEELIFHINYLGADQPTFTLNFSKGSSQVIAQYYQLIRLGVEGYRNIMEACAENAIVLKTGLEKIDRFNIVSKDVGVPLVAFSLKDHTNYTEFDISDMLRRFGWIVPAYTMPPDAQHITVLRVVIREDFSRTLAERLVLDITKVLHELDNTSAKLTVKINKQISDNHEKQVQENWKTLVKKTEVETQTEVINKLKKMVLSTKTKGIC
- the LOC113319520 gene encoding glutamate decarboxylase-like isoform X1, with the protein product MVLSKTASDSDVSIHSTFASRYVRTSLPRFKMSEDSIPKEAAYQIINDELMLDGNPRLNLASFVTTWMEPECNKLIMDSVNKNYVDMDEYPVTTELQNRCVNMIARLFNAPLGDSEAAVGVGTVGSSEAIMLAGLAFKRRWQNKMKAQGKSCEKPNIITGANVQVCWEKFARYFEVELIEVKLSEGYYVMDPAKAVEMVDENTICVAAILGSTLNGEFEDVKLLNDLLLEKNKFTGWDTPIHVDAASGGFIAPFIYPELEWDFRLPLVKSINVSGHKYGLVYAGIGWAIWRTKEDLPEELIFHINYLGADQPTFTLNFSKGSSQVIAQYYQLIRLGVEGYRNIMEACAENAIVLKTGLEKIDRFNIVSKDVGVPLVAFSLKDHTNYTEFDISDMLRRFGWIVPAYTMPPDAQHITVLRVVIREDFSRTLAERLVLDITKVLHELDNTSAKLTVKINKQISDNHEKQVQENWKTLVKKTEVETQTEVINKLKKMVLSTKTKGIC